A window of the Salipiger sp. H15 genome harbors these coding sequences:
- a CDS encoding TRAP transporter large permease yields MIWAGGGFLVLLISGTPIVLALGIAALLAIELTTTAPISIVAQRVYGGISSFTLMAIPFFVASGLLMEAGGIARRFVNLASALVGWITGSLYMVSIVTGTGLAAISGSGSADTAAISAVMTPEMRKRRYDIDLASAVIAASGSLASIIPPSIVMIVIAITSNQSIGAMFLGGIVPGLLVMVGLMVGCWLYARRGGEAYRDKEAFTLKRLRAGFIDAAPGLLVPVVIIGGIVGGVFTATEAACVALFTTLFVTMCIYRELKPRDLPRIFLRAISLSATVLIIIATASVFTWIIATQGFPAMLKGWLTGVTDNPIVFLLIVNLLLLVVGMFMESISAVLILLPILLPMAQSYGINPVQFGVITALNLSIGLITPPYGICLYVAASVAGRRIEQVSRKVWLPLGCMLVALLLVTFVPAISLWLPSVLL; encoded by the coding sequence ATGATCTGGGCTGGCGGCGGCTTTCTCGTCCTGCTGATCTCGGGCACGCCCATCGTCCTCGCGCTCGGCATCGCCGCGCTGCTGGCGATCGAGCTGACAACGACGGCACCGATCTCGATCGTGGCGCAGCGGGTCTATGGCGGGATCAGTTCCTTCACCCTCATGGCGATCCCCTTCTTCGTGGCCTCGGGGCTTCTGATGGAGGCGGGGGGCATCGCAAGGCGCTTCGTCAACCTCGCCAGCGCGCTCGTCGGCTGGATCACCGGCTCGCTCTACATGGTCTCGATCGTCACCGGCACCGGGCTCGCGGCGATCTCGGGCTCGGGCTCGGCGGACACGGCGGCGATCAGCGCGGTGATGACGCCGGAGATGCGCAAGCGGCGCTACGACATCGACCTTGCCTCGGCGGTGATCGCGGCCTCGGGCTCGCTCGCCTCGATCATCCCGCCGTCGATCGTGATGATCGTCATCGCCATCACCTCGAACCAGTCGATCGGCGCCATGTTCCTCGGCGGCATCGTGCCGGGCCTGCTGGTCATGGTCGGGCTGATGGTCGGCTGCTGGCTCTACGCCCGCCGCGGCGGCGAGGCCTACCGCGACAAGGAGGCCTTCACCCTCAAGCGCCTGCGCGCCGGCTTCATCGACGCGGCCCCCGGCCTGCTGGTGCCGGTGGTGATCATCGGCGGCATCGTCGGCGGCGTCTTCACCGCGACCGAGGCGGCTTGCGTCGCGCTCTTCACCACGCTCTTCGTCACCATGTGCATCTACCGCGAGCTGAAGCCGCGCGACCTGCCGCGGATCTTCCTGCGGGCGATCAGCCTCTCGGCCACGGTGCTGATCATCATCGCCACCGCCTCGGTCTTCACCTGGATCATCGCGACGCAGGGTTTCCCGGCGATGCTGAAGGGCTGGCTGACCGGGGTCACCGACAACCCGATCGTCTTCCTGCTGATCGTGAACCTGCTGCTGCTCGTCGTCGGCATGTTCATGGAGAGCATCTCGGCGGTGCTGATCCTGCTGCCGATCCTGCTGCCCATGGCGCAGAGCTACGGCATCAACCCGGTGCAGTTCGGGGTGATCACCGCGCTGAACCTGTCGATCGGGCTGATCACGCCGCCCTACGGCATCTGCCTCTACGTCGCGGCCAGCGTCGCCGGCCGCCGCATCGAGCAGGTCTCGCGCAAGGTCTGGCTGCCGCTCGGCTGCATGCTGGTGGCGCTGCTGCTCGTGACCTTCGTGCCCGCGATTTCCCTCTGGCTTCCCTCGGTCCTGCTCTAA
- the hydA gene encoding dihydropyrimidinase produces the protein MLDTAIRNAEIVTAADRIRAEIGIRDGRIVTIAEDVGPAREEIDAAGLLALPGGIDAHVHLAQHQGGGVVMADGFESGTRSAAAGGNTTVMPFALQQKGQSLREAVQAYHEAAEGKCHVDTSFHLIITDPTPQVLGQELPALVKAGYTSFKVFMTYDDMVLNDAQLLDVFDVARREKAMVMVHAEGYDAIRYMAKRLEEAGKTAPYYHAESRPQSVEREATHRAISHAELTDVPITIVHVSGRDPMEQIQWAKRRGMNIWAETCPQYITLTAEDLKGLNMDFEGAKYVCSPPPRDMDSQKAIWEGLRDGTFDIFSSDHCPFRFEDSKGKDVEGARSSFRWVPNGIPGIETRLPILFSEGVAKGRIPIERFVALTATNPAKLFGLYPRKGTIAVGADADITLWDPAREVTISQSLLHHDCDYTPYEGLDVTGWPVRTILRGKTIFEEGEVTGAPDAGVYLERGTSRAFGT, from the coding sequence ATGCTCGATACCGCCATCCGCAACGCCGAGATCGTCACCGCCGCCGACCGCATCCGCGCCGAGATCGGCATCAGGGACGGCCGCATCGTCACCATCGCCGAGGATGTCGGCCCCGCGCGCGAGGAGATCGACGCCGCGGGGCTTCTGGCGCTTCCGGGCGGCATCGACGCCCATGTCCACCTCGCCCAGCACCAGGGCGGCGGCGTGGTCATGGCCGACGGCTTCGAGAGCGGCACGCGCTCGGCCGCGGCGGGCGGCAACACCACCGTCATGCCCTTTGCCCTGCAGCAGAAGGGCCAGTCGCTGCGCGAGGCGGTGCAGGCCTATCACGAGGCGGCGGAAGGCAAATGCCACGTCGACACCTCGTTCCACCTGATCATCACCGACCCCACGCCGCAGGTGCTGGGGCAGGAGCTGCCGGCGCTGGTCAAGGCCGGCTACACCTCGTTCAAGGTCTTCATGACCTATGACGACATGGTTCTGAACGACGCGCAGCTGCTCGACGTTTTCGACGTGGCCCGGCGCGAGAAGGCCATGGTCATGGTCCATGCCGAGGGCTACGACGCGATCCGCTACATGGCCAAGCGGCTGGAGGAGGCGGGCAAGACCGCGCCCTACTACCACGCCGAGAGCCGCCCGCAGTCGGTCGAGCGCGAGGCGACGCACCGCGCCATCTCCCACGCCGAGCTGACCGACGTGCCGATCACCATCGTGCATGTCTCGGGGCGCGATCCGATGGAGCAGATCCAGTGGGCCAAGCGGCGCGGCATGAACATCTGGGCCGAGACCTGCCCGCAGTACATCACGCTGACCGCCGAGGACCTCAAGGGGCTGAACATGGACTTCGAGGGGGCCAAGTACGTCTGCTCGCCGCCGCCCCGCGACATGGACAGCCAGAAGGCGATCTGGGAGGGGCTGCGCGACGGCACCTTCGACATCTTCTCGTCCGACCATTGCCCGTTCCGCTTCGAGGATTCCAAGGGCAAGGACGTGGAGGGCGCGCGCAGCTCGTTCCGCTGGGTGCCGAACGGCATCCCCGGCATCGAGACCCGGCTGCCGATCCTCTTCTCGGAAGGGGTCGCGAAGGGCCGCATCCCGATCGAGCGCTTCGTTGCGCTGACCGCCACCAACCCCGCCAAGCTCTTCGGCCTCTACCCGCGCAAGGGCACGATCGCGGTGGGTGCCGATGCCGACATCACGCTCTGGGATCCGGCGCGCGAGGTGACCATCTCGCAGAGCCTCCTGCACCACGACTGCGACTACACGCCCTACGAGGGACTGGACGTGACCGGCTGGCCGGTGCGCACCATCCTGCGCGGCAAGACCATCTTCGAGGAGGGCGAGGTGACCGGCGCGCCGGACGCGGGCGTCTACCTCGAGCGCGGCACCAGCCGGGCCTTCGGGACCTGA
- a CDS encoding TRAP transporter substrate-binding protein, which yields MSNRVLTTIAALAALVSAPAFAADYTFKVAHTNAAGEVQDMGLQKMKELLEAKSGGAATLEIYAGGQLGDEQQTVEGVMLGSLDMGMTSNAMLSNYVEDYKVFDLPFLFPSIPALGEKVDANWDMMESSANGSGFQLLAVFSSGIRHLMTSKPVESMEDLAGMKIRTMQNPIHVEAFRAYGANPTPMSYAELYGALQSGVVDGAEGASTGYDGMKFYEVAPDFALVGWLNMTAPVTMKKDTFDALPAEIQTALMEAGSEAAAWQRQYVVDQEQPLIDSFKEHGVNITTPDTAPFIEASQPLYQSQLTTEGQKALFEALTQ from the coding sequence ATGTCCAACAGGGTTCTCACCACCATCGCGGCGCTGGCCGCGCTCGTTTCGGCCCCCGCCTTCGCCGCGGACTACACCTTCAAGGTCGCCCACACCAACGCCGCGGGCGAGGTGCAGGACATGGGCCTGCAGAAGATGAAGGAGCTGCTCGAGGCCAAATCCGGCGGCGCCGCCACGCTGGAAATCTACGCCGGCGGCCAGCTCGGCGACGAGCAGCAGACCGTCGAGGGCGTGATGCTCGGCTCGCTCGACATGGGCATGACCTCGAACGCGATGCTCTCGAACTACGTCGAGGACTACAAGGTCTTCGACCTGCCGTTCCTCTTCCCCTCGATCCCGGCGCTCGGCGAGAAGGTCGATGCCAACTGGGACATGATGGAATCCTCGGCCAACGGCTCGGGCTTCCAACTGCTCGCCGTCTTCTCCTCGGGCATCCGCCACCTGATGACCTCGAAGCCGGTCGAGAGCATGGAGGACCTCGCGGGCATGAAGATCCGCACCATGCAGAACCCGATCCACGTCGAGGCCTTCCGTGCCTATGGCGCCAACCCCACGCCGATGTCCTACGCCGAGCTCTACGGCGCGCTGCAATCGGGCGTGGTCGACGGGGCCGAGGGTGCCTCGACCGGCTACGACGGCATGAAGTTCTACGAGGTCGCGCCCGATTTCGCGCTGGTCGGCTGGCTCAACATGACCGCGCCGGTGACCATGAAGAAGGACACGTTCGACGCGCTGCCCGCCGAGATCCAGACCGCGCTGATGGAAGCCGGATCCGAGGCCGCCGCCTGGCAGCGCCAGTACGTCGTCGACCAGGAACAGCCGCTGATCGACAGCTTCAAGGAGCATGGCGTCAACATCACCACGCCGGACACCGCGCCCTTCATCGAAGCCTCGCAGCCGCTCTACCAAAGCCAGCTTACGACCGAAGGCCAGAAGGCTCTCTTCGAAGCCCTGACCCAGTAA